The following proteins are co-located in the Spirochaetota bacterium genome:
- a CDS encoding RecX family transcriptional regulator — protein MDNKVISRVLRYISIKLRTTKEVENYLRTKLKLPEEEISKVLDYLKDAGFLDDEFVKDAIIKSRTSKGFGAKYIKQKLLSRGIGVKEDINTDIEKVVSIVLKRYDPAHSKEDKLKLKAKIYRFLSYRGLKYDEINEVMRRVFNKEFNHS, from the coding sequence ATGGACAATAAGGTAATAAGTAGAGTTTTGAGATATATATCAATTAAACTCCGAACCACTAAAGAGGTGGAAAATTACCTACGAACAAAACTCAAACTACCGGAAGAAGAGATTAGTAAAGTATTAGACTACCTGAAGGATGCAGGTTTTTTGGATGATGAGTTTGTAAAAGATGCTATTATAAAGTCAAGGACATCAAAGGGGTTCGGCGCAAAATACATAAAACAGAAACTACTATCAAGAGGTATTGGTGTTAAAGAAGATATAAACACTGACATAGAGAAAGTCGTTAGTATAGTATTAAAAAGATATGACCCCGCACATAGTAAAGAAGATAAACTCAAGCTTAAAGCAAAAATATATAGATTTCTATCTTACAGAGGATTAAAATACGATGAGATAAATGAAGTTATGAGAAGAGTTTTCAACAAAGAATTCAATCACAGTTAG